One Panicum virgatum strain AP13 chromosome 3N, P.virgatum_v5, whole genome shotgun sequence DNA segment encodes these proteins:
- the LOC120663877 gene encoding probable glucan 1,3-beta-glucosidase A isoform X1, producing the protein MGCRGGARLLPLVRRLCFVVVLLCAPCLCSVSAAKRTPRPAVKPPPSPAPAYPALPVRAVCLGGWLVTEGWILPPLFDGIPNKDLLDGTQVQFKSALRKTYITADQGGGGAVLANRTLASDWETFKLWRINETTFNFRAPGGQFVGIGASDGIIVATATAPALPETFQIVRCPFDKDRVRIKAANGYFVQAIATGEVIADYGEPTRWSDWDASVFLMTKVGQQLQGEYQLCNGYGTDKAAPVLRDHWNTYIVEDDFKFIASSGLTAVRIPVGWWIASDPNPPAPYVGGSLQALDNAFKWAEKYKLGVIIDLHAAPGSQNPWEHSSSRDGTQEWGTTDANIAQTVQVIEFLASRYATSPSLFAVELMNEPLAPRATLESLTRYYRDGYDAVRRHSPAAYVVMSNRLSGNKTELLPFAAGLQGAVIDVHYYTVFNSMFSNFTVQQNIDFVRTNFSGELAAVTTQNGPLTFVGEWVAEWKVPNATKEEYQKYAAAQMSVYGQATFGWSYWTVKNANNHWDLEWMIKNGYISLKG; encoded by the exons ATGGGCTGCCGCGGGGGCGCTAGGCTGCTGCCGCTCGTGAGGCGCCTCTGCTTCGTCGTCGTGCTCCTGTGCGCCCCGTGCCTCTGCTCCGTCTCCGCTGCCAAGAGGACGCCGCGTCCCGCGGTGaagccaccgccgtcgccggcgccggcgtaccCGGCTCTCCCCGTCCGAGCGGTGTGCCTGGGCGGGTGGCTCGTCACCGAGGGATGGATCCTGCCGCCCCTCTTCGACGGCATCCCCAACAAGGACCTCCTG GACGGGACGCAGGTGCAGTTCAAGTCGGCGCTGCGGAAGACGTACATCACCGCcgaccagggcggcggcggcgccgtgctgGCCAACCGGACGCTGGCCTCCGACTGGGAGACGTTCAAG CTGTGGCGGATCAACGAGACGACCTTCAACTTCCGGGCGCCCGGCGGCCAGTTCGTCGGCATCGGCGCCAGCGACGGCATCATcgtcgccaccgccaccgcgccggcgcTGCCGGAGACGTTCCAGATCGTGCGCTGCCCTTTCGACAAGGACAGGGTCCGGATCAAGGCGGCAAACGGATACTTCGTCCAG GCGATCGCTACCGGCGAGGTGATAGCGGACTACGGCGAGCCCACGCGGTGGTCGGACTGGGACGCGTCGGTCTTCCTCATGACCAAGGTCGGCCAGCAGCTGCAGGGGGAGTACCAGCTCTGCAATGGCTACGGCACCGACAAGGCCGCACCCGTGCTCAGG GACCACTGGAACACCTACATAGTTGAGGACGATTTCAAGTTCATCGCGTCGAGCGGGCTGACAGCAGTGAGGATTCCAGTAGGCTGGTGGATCGCTAGTGACCCCAACCCTCCGGCTCCGTATGTTGGAGGCTCCCTGCAGGCCCTGGACAACGCCTTCAAATGGGCAGA GAAGTACAAGCTGGGCGTCATCATCGACCTGCACGCAGCTCCCGGGTCCCAGAACCCCTGGGAGCACAGCTCCTCCAGAGACGGCACGCAGGAGTGGGGAACAACCGACGCCAACATCGCACAGACCGTGCAAGTGATCGAATTCCTCGCGTCCAG GTACGCGACGAGCCCCAGCCTGTTCGCGGTGGAGCTGATGAACGAGCCGCTGGCGCCCCGGGCGACGCTGGAGAGCCTGACCAGGTACTACCGCGACGGCTACGACGCCGTGAGGAGgcactcgccggcggcgtacgtGGTGATGTCGAACCGGCTGTCGGGGAACAAGACGGAGCTCCTCCCGTTCGCCGCCGGGCTCCAGGGGGCGGTCATCGACGTGCACTACTACACCGTGTTCAACAGCATGTTCAGCAACTTCACCGTGCAGCAGAACATCGACTTCGTCAGGACCAacttctccggcgagctcgccgccgtcacCACCCAGAACGGGCCGCTCACCTTCGTAG GAGAATGGGTTGCAGAGTGGAAGGTGCCGAACGCGACCAAGGAAGAGTACCAGAAgtacgcggcggcgcagatgaGTGTGTACGGCCAGGCCACGTTTGGATGGTCCTACTGGACTGTCAAGAACGCCAACAACCACTGGGATCTGGAGTGGATGATCAAAAATGGATACATCTCGTTGAAAGGCTAG
- the LOC120663877 gene encoding probable glucan 1,3-beta-glucosidase A isoform X2: MGCRGGARLLPLVRRLCFVVVLLCAPCLCSVSAAKRTPRPAVKPPPSPAPAYPALPVRAVCLGGWLVTEGWILPPLFDGIPNKDLLDGTQVQFKSALRKTYITADQGGGGAVLANRTLASDWETFKLWRINETTFNFRAPGGQFVGIGASDGIIVATATAPALPETFQIVRCPFDKDRVRIKAANGYFVQAIATGEVIADYGEPTRWSDWDASVFLMTKVGQQLQGEYQLCNGYGTDKAAPVLRDHWNTYIVEDDFKFIASSGLTAVRIPVGWWIASDPNPPAPYVGGSLQALDNAFKWAEKYKLGVIIDLHAAPGSQNPWEHSSSRDGTQEWGTTDANIAQTVQVIEFLASRYATSPSLFAVELMNEPLAPRATLESLTRYYRDGYDAVRRHSPAAYVVMSNRLSGNKTELLPFAAGLQGAVIDVHYYTVFNSMFSNFTVQQNIDFVRTNFSGELAAVTTQNGPLTFVEWKVPNATKEEYQKYAAAQMSVYGQATFGWSYWTVKNANNHWDLEWMIKNGYISLKG; the protein is encoded by the exons ATGGGCTGCCGCGGGGGCGCTAGGCTGCTGCCGCTCGTGAGGCGCCTCTGCTTCGTCGTCGTGCTCCTGTGCGCCCCGTGCCTCTGCTCCGTCTCCGCTGCCAAGAGGACGCCGCGTCCCGCGGTGaagccaccgccgtcgccggcgccggcgtaccCGGCTCTCCCCGTCCGAGCGGTGTGCCTGGGCGGGTGGCTCGTCACCGAGGGATGGATCCTGCCGCCCCTCTTCGACGGCATCCCCAACAAGGACCTCCTG GACGGGACGCAGGTGCAGTTCAAGTCGGCGCTGCGGAAGACGTACATCACCGCcgaccagggcggcggcggcgccgtgctgGCCAACCGGACGCTGGCCTCCGACTGGGAGACGTTCAAG CTGTGGCGGATCAACGAGACGACCTTCAACTTCCGGGCGCCCGGCGGCCAGTTCGTCGGCATCGGCGCCAGCGACGGCATCATcgtcgccaccgccaccgcgccggcgcTGCCGGAGACGTTCCAGATCGTGCGCTGCCCTTTCGACAAGGACAGGGTCCGGATCAAGGCGGCAAACGGATACTTCGTCCAG GCGATCGCTACCGGCGAGGTGATAGCGGACTACGGCGAGCCCACGCGGTGGTCGGACTGGGACGCGTCGGTCTTCCTCATGACCAAGGTCGGCCAGCAGCTGCAGGGGGAGTACCAGCTCTGCAATGGCTACGGCACCGACAAGGCCGCACCCGTGCTCAGG GACCACTGGAACACCTACATAGTTGAGGACGATTTCAAGTTCATCGCGTCGAGCGGGCTGACAGCAGTGAGGATTCCAGTAGGCTGGTGGATCGCTAGTGACCCCAACCCTCCGGCTCCGTATGTTGGAGGCTCCCTGCAGGCCCTGGACAACGCCTTCAAATGGGCAGA GAAGTACAAGCTGGGCGTCATCATCGACCTGCACGCAGCTCCCGGGTCCCAGAACCCCTGGGAGCACAGCTCCTCCAGAGACGGCACGCAGGAGTGGGGAACAACCGACGCCAACATCGCACAGACCGTGCAAGTGATCGAATTCCTCGCGTCCAG GTACGCGACGAGCCCCAGCCTGTTCGCGGTGGAGCTGATGAACGAGCCGCTGGCGCCCCGGGCGACGCTGGAGAGCCTGACCAGGTACTACCGCGACGGCTACGACGCCGTGAGGAGgcactcgccggcggcgtacgtGGTGATGTCGAACCGGCTGTCGGGGAACAAGACGGAGCTCCTCCCGTTCGCCGCCGGGCTCCAGGGGGCGGTCATCGACGTGCACTACTACACCGTGTTCAACAGCATGTTCAGCAACTTCACCGTGCAGCAGAACATCGACTTCGTCAGGACCAacttctccggcgagctcgccgccgtcacCACCCAGAACGGGCCGCTCACCTTCGTAG AGTGGAAGGTGCCGAACGCGACCAAGGAAGAGTACCAGAAgtacgcggcggcgcagatgaGTGTGTACGGCCAGGCCACGTTTGGATGGTCCTACTGGACTGTCAAGAACGCCAACAACCACTGGGATCTGGAGTGGATGATCAAAAATGGATACATCTCGTTGAAAGGCTAG